One stretch of Astatotilapia calliptera chromosome 3, fAstCal1.2, whole genome shotgun sequence DNA includes these proteins:
- the LOC113015511 gene encoding low affinity immunoglobulin gamma Fc region receptor II-b-like — MEVRFPTIRLLRNVLTLLVMVVEYSDSQTYYSGFPQVVPNRQHFFQTEPITISCEGLNGLTGWRVMKKTKGDVRRCASFWKTPTGPCNIINAYTSTDSGEYWCEHGEIQKSNSVNITVTDLEGHVILESPVYPVIEGENVALHCRKKDSTSNYTAKFYKNSISIGSSSSGNIMIPTVSKSDGGLYKCSIVDTGDSPESWLNIKGALYL, encoded by the exons TGAGGAATGTTCTGACTCTGTTGGTTATGGTAGTCGAATACAGTGATTCTCAAACATACT ATTCAGGTTTTCCTCAAGTTGTTCCGAACAGACAGCACTTCTTTCAAACAGAGCCTATCACTATCAGCTGTGAAGGGCTAAATGGGCTGACTGGATGGAGAGtgatgaaaaagacaaaaggagaTGTTAGAAGATGTGCTTCATTCTGGAAAACACCCACTGGACCTTGCAATATTATTAATGCATATACATCAACAGACAGTGGAGAATACTGGTGTGAACATGGagaaatacaaaaaagcaaCTCTGTCAACATCACTGTAACTG ATTTAGAGGGTCATGTAATTCTGGAAAGTCCTGTCTATCCTGTGATCGAGGGAGAAAATGTGGCCTTGCATTGTAGAAAAAAGGATTCAACCTCCAACTACACTGcaaaattctataaaaataGCATCTCCATTGGGAGCAGCTCATCAGGAAACATAATGATTCCGACTGTATCCAAATCTGATGGAGGACTCTACAAATGTAGTATTGTCGATACTGGAGACTCACCAGAGAGCTGGCTTAACATCAAAGGTGCGCTATACCTGTGa